From Bos mutus isolate GX-2022 chromosome 5, NWIPB_WYAK_1.1, whole genome shotgun sequence, one genomic window encodes:
- the SMUG1 gene encoding single-strand selective monofunctional uracil DNA glycosylase has protein sequence MAVPQPFPSGPHLQPAGALMEPQPSPRSLAEGFLQEELRLNDELRQLQFSELVGIVYNPVEYAWEPHRSYVTRYCQGPKQVLFLGMNPGPFGMAQTGVPFGEVSVVRDWLGLGGPVRTPPQEHPKRPVLGLECPQSEVSGARFWGFFRNLCGQPEVFFRHCFVHNLCPLLLLAPSGRNITPAELPAKQREQLLGVCDAALCRQVQLLGVRLVVGVGRLAEQRARRALASLMPEVQVEGLLHPSPRSPQANKGWEAVAKERLDELGLLPLLAS, from the exons ATGGCTGTGCCCCAGCCTTTCCCATCGGGGCCCCACCTCCAGCCTGCAGGTGCCCTGATGgagccccagccctcccctcGAAGCCTGGCCGAGGGCTTCCTGCAGGAAGAGCTTCGGCTTAATGATGAGCTGAGGCAACTGCAGTTTTCGGAGCTCGTGGGCATCGTCTACAACCCTGTGGAATACGCGTGGGAGCCACATCGCAGCTACGTGACCCGCTACTGCCAGGGCCCCAAGCAAGTGCTCTTCTTGGGCATGAACCCAGGACCCTTTGGCATGGCCCAGACAGGG GTGCCCTTTGGGGAAGTGAGTGTAGTCCGGGACTGGTTGGGCCTTGGGGGGCCTGTGCGGACCCCTCCCCAGGAGCACCCCAAGCGACCAGTGCTGGGACTGGAGTGCCCTCAGTCCGAGGTGAGCGGAGCCCGGTTCTGGGGCTTTTTCCGGAACCTCTGTGGACAGCCCGAGGTCTTCTTCCGTCACTGTTTCGTCCACAACCTGTGTCCGCTGCTCCTTCTGGCTCCCAGCGGGCGCAACATCACCCCCGCTGAGCTGCCGGCCAAGCAGCGCGAGCAGCTCCTGGGGGTGTGTGACGCTGCCCTGTGCCGGCAGGTGCAGCTGCTGGGGGTGCGGCTGGTGGTGGGCGTGGGCCGCCTGGCTGAGCAGCGGGCGCGGCGGGCTCTGGCAAGTTTGATGCCCGAGGTCCAGGTGGAGGGGCTCCTGCACCCCTCCCCTCGCAGCCCACAGGCCAACAAGGGCTGGGAGGCGGTGGCCAAGGAGAGACTGGACGAGCTGGGCCTGCTGCCGCTGTTGGCCAGTTGA